GGGGCTCGTGCTGACGCTGGCCGGTCTCGTCCTGCTGGGCGCGGCCGGAGGCGCCGCCTGGTTCGTCTTCGGTCAGACGCCCTCCAGCCCGGAAGCTCCCGTCGCGGTGGCGCAGCCACCCCCGGAGGAGACTCCGGCCCCACCGCCCGACACGGCCCCGCCGCCCACCGAGCCCGTGGTCAACACGGCCCCGCCGCCCACCGCGGCCGAGGAGAAGCTCCAGCCCGTCCAGGACGCCATCACGAAGCGCGACTTCAACACGGCCGTGGCCCTGCTCGAGGCGATTGGTACCACCGGGAAGCGCTCCCCCCGGGCCGAGGATCTGCTCAAGCAGGCCCGGACCGAGCAGGAGGCGCGGAAGAACCTGGACCAGGCCCGCAGGGACTTCGAGGCGGGCAAGCTGCAGGACGCCCAGAAGGGCCTCGCGGCCGCAGAGACCACGGTCGCCTTCGCCAGCGAGCGCACCGAGCTCAAGGCGAAGGTCGACACGGCGCTCAAGGCGGCCGACAAGCCCACCAACACCACCCGGCCCGCGGCGGGTACGGCGCAGCAGGCGAGCGCGGCGACCGACTCCAAGGCCTTGCTCGAAGAGGGCAAGACCCTGCTGCGTCAACAGAAGTACCAGGATGCGGAGTCCTACTTCCGCAAGTGCATCGCGGTCGATCCCAGCAACGCGTCGTGCCACATGTGGATGGGCACCACGGTGGCCCGGCTGGGTAACTTCGAGAAAGGCGCTCAGTTCTACCGGGAGTTCCTGCGGCTGGCGCCGAACGATCCCAACGCGGCCAAGGTCAAGAAGCTGATCGACGATTACGAGAAGAGTTTGAAAACAGGGGGCGGCAAGTAGCCCACGGGACGCGTGCCGCGCGCGCCGTCCGAATGGCGCGTCCCTCCCCCCAGGGCCACGCGCCGTCCCCCATACCCGAAGGAGCAGGTTCGTGCAGATCCGTATCCTGGTGGTCGATGATGAGCAGGACAACTGCGACTACCTCAAGCTCGTCCTGATGCGGGAGGGCTACGAAGTCGTCACCACGACGGACCCCACGAAGACGGTGGAGATCCTGCGCAGTGCCGACTTCCACCTCGTCATCCTGGACATGATGATGCCGGTGATGTCGGGCACCGAGGTGCTCGAGCACATCCGCAAGTACGACACGGACGTCGCCGTCATCGTCGCCACCGCCTACCCCACGGTGGACACGGCGGTGGCCTCGCTGAAGAACCAGGCGAGCGACTACGTGAAGAAGCCCATGGAGCCGGACCAGTTCCTCGGCGCCGTGCGCAACGCGCTCGCCAAGAAGGGCCTGTCGCAGGATCCCGAGGCGGACCTCCACCGCGCCATCGGCCGCACCATCCGCGATGCGCGCAAGACGCAGGATCTCACGCTCAAGCAGCTCGCGCGCCGCACCGGGCTGTCCGTGTCGCTGCTGTCGCAGATAGAGCGCGCCGAGTCCTCCGCCTCCATCTCGTCGCTCTACAAGATCGCCTCCGCCCTGCAACTGCGCATGGGC
The nucleotide sequence above comes from Cystobacter fuscus DSM 2262. Encoded proteins:
- a CDS encoding response regulator, with the protein product MQIRILVVDDEQDNCDYLKLVLMREGYEVVTTTDPTKTVEILRSADFHLVILDMMMPVMSGTEVLEHIRKYDTDVAVIVATAYPTVDTAVASLKNQASDYVKKPMEPDQFLGAVRNALAKKGLSQDPEADLHRAIGRTIRDARKTQDLTLKQLARRTGLSVSLLSQIERAESSASISSLYKIASALQLRMGELFGDT